The Bacillota bacterium genome has a segment encoding these proteins:
- the flgK gene encoding flagellar hook-associated protein FlgK, whose protein sequence is MRSTFFGLEIGRRGLQAQQRALDVTGHNVANANTPGFTRQEAVLTTTTPFPVPALNRPWGAAQVGTGVEISEIRRLRDQFLDLQVRHENKTLGYWEARRDALRKVEVILNEPSDSGLRAVFEQFWQALEELSKNPESLAARSVVRQRGMALAETFNHMDRQLWELQEDLNSAVEVKVKEINSLGSQIAALNQQILKIEVTGARANDLRDKRDVLLDQLAKLVNFQAHEDDRGLVNINIGGRPLVQGEEFYGLKTESDPNNDGFLKVLWEADGQPVQIEAGTLRGLIEMRDSFVREVQMKLDNLARALVTEVNSIHKNGYNLNGINNVNFFDPAGVTAAMIAVDDKIEADLNNIAAASPNSTPPPDYYEGDGSNALKLAQLKQKPIDGLGGTTFEDYLRSAVGQLGVAAQEANRMVENQELLVSQLENNRQAVSGVSLDEEMVNMIRFQHAYNAAARVITTMDEMLDLIISRMGLVGR, encoded by the coding sequence TTGCGCTCGACTTTTTTCGGTCTCGAGATCGGGCGGCGCGGCCTGCAGGCCCAGCAGCGCGCCCTGGATGTAACGGGCCACAATGTGGCCAATGCCAATACGCCCGGGTTCACGCGCCAGGAGGCGGTTCTCACGACCACGACTCCTTTTCCCGTTCCCGCCCTGAACCGGCCCTGGGGAGCGGCCCAGGTGGGAACAGGTGTTGAGATTTCCGAAATCCGCCGCCTGCGCGACCAGTTTCTGGACCTCCAGGTGCGCCACGAAAACAAGACGCTTGGGTACTGGGAAGCGCGGCGGGACGCCCTCCGCAAGGTGGAGGTGATTTTAAACGAGCCCTCCGACAGCGGCCTGCGTGCCGTTTTCGAGCAGTTCTGGCAGGCGCTGGAGGAGTTGAGCAAGAACCCGGAGAGCCTGGCGGCGCGCTCGGTGGTCCGCCAGCGGGGGATGGCTCTTGCGGAGACCTTCAACCACATGGACCGCCAGCTCTGGGAGCTGCAGGAGGACCTCAACAGCGCGGTGGAAGTGAAGGTGAAAGAGATCAACTCCCTGGGGAGCCAGATTGCCGCTTTGAACCAGCAGATCCTCAAGATCGAGGTCACGGGGGCGCGGGCGAACGACCTGCGGGACAAGCGAGACGTTTTGCTGGACCAGCTGGCGAAGCTGGTCAACTTCCAGGCGCATGAGGACGACAGGGGATTGGTTAACATAAATATCGGGGGGCGCCCCCTCGTGCAGGGGGAAGAGTTTTACGGGCTCAAGACCGAGTCCGACCCGAACAACGACGGCTTCCTGAAGGTCCTCTGGGAGGCCGACGGCCAGCCTGTTCAGATTGAAGCCGGCACCCTGCGCGGCCTGATCGAGATGCGCGACAGCTTCGTCCGGGAAGTCCAAATGAAATTAGATAATCTGGCAAGGGCTCTTGTGACCGAAGTTAATAGTATTCACAAGAATGGTTATAACCTGAACGGCATCAATAACGTGAATTTTTTCGACCCTGCGGGAGTAACTGCAGCTATGATTGCGGTGGATGACAAGATCGAGGCCGATCTAAATAATATTGCTGCTGCTTCGCCAAATTCAACCCCTCCTCCTGATTACTATGAAGGAGATGGCAGCAACGCGCTGAAGCTCGCCCAGCTGAAGCAGAAGCCGATTGATGGTCTTGGTGGTACCACCTTTGAGGATTACCTGCGGTCGGCCGTCGGGCAGCTGGGGGTGGCCGCCCAGGAGGCGAACCGGATGGTGGAGAACCAGGAGCTGCTCGTCTCCCAGCTTGAGAACAACCGCCAGGCGGTCTCCGGCGTCTCCCTCGACGAGGAGATGGTGAACATGATCCGGTTCCAGCACGCTTACAACGCCGCGGCGCGGGTGATCACGACGATGGACGAAATGCTGGACCTCATCATCAGCCGGATGGGGCTTGTCGGCCGCTGA
- a CDS encoding flagellar protein FlgN produces the protein MARKKNREAGAAPYYSESQSLPEPWKEELTARLFRQEQLYLKLLELAREKRQVLLAGPVGEAQLSALEAILREETVLLAEARTLEETRYSLYERLAREFELPEDPAASLEPDLMKQVHGRLSRYLPDLTDRYASLHAILEELRRLNRENGEILERFQRYVDFSLNLLMRSAEAGTYREAGNKKGAVKKVTSPQSRLVRQV, from the coding sequence ATGGCCCGAAAAAAGAATAGAGAGGCCGGGGCGGCGCCCTATTATTCCGAGTCCCAGAGTTTGCCGGAGCCCTGGAAAGAGGAACTGACCGCCCGGCTTTTTCGTCAAGAGCAGCTTTACTTGAAGCTGCTGGAGCTGGCGCGGGAAAAACGCCAGGTTCTCCTGGCAGGACCGGTAGGTGAAGCCCAGCTCAGCGCCCTGGAAGCTATTTTAAGAGAGGAAACGGTATTGCTTGCCGAGGCGAGGACGCTGGAAGAGACCCGGTACTCCCTTTACGAGCGGCTGGCGCGGGAGTTCGAGCTTCCGGAAGATCCCGCCGCTTCCTTGGAGCCGGACCTCATGAAGCAGGTGCACGGCCGGCTCAGCCGCTACCTTCCTGATCTGACGGATCGTTATGCCTCCCTCCATGCGATCCTGGAGGAGCTGCGGCGTTTGAACCGGGAGAACGGAGAGATTCTCGAGCGCTTTCAGCGCTACGTGGATTTTTCCCTCAACCTCCTGATGAGGAGCGCCGAAGCCGGGACCTACCGGGAGGCGGGGAACAAAAAGGGTGCCGTAAAAAAGGTAACCTCTCCACAGAGCCGGCTGGTCCGCCAGGTCTAA
- the flgM gene encoding flagellar biosynthesis anti-sigma factor FlgM → MIVSSQQIQMVLRLYGVRQARGAEEQRASGEVQVKRQEGGDRAELSEEALFYRRALEAARKAPEVREERIQRIKEALESGAYAVPAEVVAEKMLGRFLIDYLV, encoded by the coding sequence GTGATCGTTTCAAGTCAGCAGATCCAGATGGTTCTCCGGTTGTACGGAGTTCGCCAGGCCAGGGGCGCCGAAGAGCAGCGCGCCTCCGGTGAGGTGCAGGTAAAGCGCCAGGAGGGAGGGGACCGGGCCGAACTCTCAGAAGAAGCACTTTTCTACAGGCGCGCCCTGGAGGCTGCCCGAAAAGCGCCTGAGGTGAGGGAGGAGCGGATCCAGCGAATTAAAGAAGCGCTGGAAAGCGGTGCCTACGCGGTTCCTGCCGAAGTCGTGGCGGAAAAGATGCTCGGAAGGTTTCTGATCGACTACCTGGTATAG
- a CDS encoding MerR family transcriptional regulator, which translates to MRNCPECGKVFAFVTRNLCPDCLEKEEISFQRVEKYLEENPGATVLEVSRATGVSEQKIVSFLREGRLIPAGQPLLECERCRKPISSGRFCPECRAALSSSLKDVSHLEGRQPGQAEERPLVRRQEQEAREKVRMHTADRYRKTRR; encoded by the coding sequence TTGCGCAACTGCCCCGAGTGCGGCAAGGTGTTCGCATTTGTCACGCGCAATCTCTGTCCGGACTGTCTTGAAAAGGAGGAAATCTCTTTTCAAAGGGTGGAAAAATACCTGGAAGAAAACCCCGGGGCTACGGTTTTGGAGGTGAGCAGGGCTACAGGAGTTTCAGAGCAGAAGATTGTTTCTTTTCTTCGGGAGGGAAGGCTGATTCCGGCCGGACAGCCGCTGCTGGAATGCGAGCGCTGCCGCAAGCCGATTTCCAGCGGCCGTTTCTGCCCGGAGTGCCGGGCCGCTTTAAGCAGTTCTTTGAAGGATGTGAGCCATCTGGAGGGCCGGCAGCCAGGCCAGGCTGAGGAGAGGCCCCTGGTCCGGCGCCAGGAGCAGGAGGCGCGGGAAAAGGTCAGGATGCACACGGCAGATCGGTACCGGAAAACGCGCCGCTAG
- a CDS encoding DUF1614 domain-containing protein, translating into MPFIFFVFLVPLLLLLLFFNVATLSFARLGLSPEGAVLFLTASVLGSLINIPLSRRRTILRERVLPFPLLFFYYPPVVQEQVICFNVGGAGLPVLFSLYLLLTRAPLLPTLLALVVVALAAKLMARPQPGVGIVMPAFVPPLVAAAAALLLAPPGQTAPVAYVAGTMGTLIGADLLNWRAIQNLGAQMVSIGGAGIFDGIFLVGIIAAFLG; encoded by the coding sequence ATGCCCTTTATTTTTTTCGTATTTTTAGTTCCCCTTCTGCTCCTGCTCCTCTTTTTTAACGTGGCGACCCTTTCCTTCGCGCGCCTCGGGCTTTCTCCGGAGGGGGCGGTGCTTTTTCTGACAGCTTCTGTGCTGGGAAGCCTGATCAACATTCCCCTCTCCCGGCGCCGCACGATCCTCCGGGAGCGTGTGCTCCCCTTCCCCCTTCTTTTCTTCTACTACCCGCCTGTGGTTCAGGAGCAGGTGATCTGCTTCAACGTCGGGGGAGCGGGTCTCCCCGTGCTCTTTTCCCTTTACCTCCTCCTGACCAGGGCCCCTCTCCTTCCCACCTTGCTGGCCCTGGTGGTCGTGGCGCTGGCGGCAAAGCTGATGGCCCGGCCGCAGCCCGGGGTCGGGATCGTGATGCCTGCCTTCGTTCCTCCCCTCGTTGCGGCGGCAGCGGCCCTCCTTCTCGCACCTCCGGGGCAGACCGCACCTGTTGCCTACGTGGCGGGAACGATGGGCACCCTGATTGGCGCCGACCTTTTGAACTGGAGGGCGATTCAGAATTTGGGGGCGCAGATGGTGAGCATCGGGGGAGCAGGGATTTTCGACGGAATCTTTTTGGTGGGAATCATCGCTGCCTTTCTCGGCTAG
- a CDS encoding MFS transporter codes for MRRWWILASIAFGTFISVVNNSIVNVALPTISRVMGLDLKVLQWVILVFLLTVSATLLVAGRLADLVGRKRIYTGGFLVLISGSLICGLAPGFFILLVGRVIQAFGAAMPMANGMAITAATFPPEERGRALGIVGSVVAIGALLGPVLGGFLVDILGWRWVFLINLPLGTLAFFTALGLLPQDRPARRGEGFDYPGALLFAGAIIMLLLGLSGAGTPPVRWGLFLAGVIVAATFIWWERRQPHPLLDLELFRLPLFSTSLAAAFLSFLSMSGMMLLTPFYLEEVLGYPPYQVGLLMSPYPLMMAAVAPVSGWLSDRWGPVGLTTGGLFLNILALLSLSFMGERASYLEIALRLVVLGVGMGMFQSPNNSTVMGSVPFQKLGVAGGMNALVRNIGMTVGTAVVVMLFSTIRQLYLKGVGHPAPGEQVAAFLEGWQAVFLFSAGMAALAAVFSVVRARLLPKLPGDQEVFE; via the coding sequence GTGAGAAGGTGGTGGATTTTAGCCAGCATTGCCTTTGGAACTTTCATTTCGGTGGTCAACAACAGCATCGTCAATGTTGCTCTCCCTACCATCTCGCGGGTGATGGGCCTCGACCTCAAGGTTTTGCAGTGGGTGATCCTCGTTTTTCTTCTCACGGTTTCGGCGACCCTGCTGGTGGCGGGGCGGCTTGCAGATCTGGTGGGAAGAAAGCGGATCTACACCGGCGGTTTCCTGGTTCTGATCAGCGGCTCCCTGATTTGTGGTCTTGCCCCCGGGTTTTTCATTTTGCTGGTGGGCCGCGTCATTCAGGCCTTCGGGGCGGCAATGCCGATGGCCAACGGGATGGCGATCACCGCGGCCACCTTCCCTCCGGAGGAAAGGGGCCGGGCGCTGGGTATCGTGGGAAGCGTGGTGGCGATCGGCGCCCTTTTGGGGCCCGTGCTGGGGGGATTTCTGGTTGATATCCTTGGGTGGCGCTGGGTTTTTCTGATCAACCTTCCGCTGGGCACCCTGGCCTTTTTTACCGCTCTCGGGCTGCTGCCGCAGGACCGCCCGGCCCGCCGGGGGGAGGGGTTCGACTACCCCGGCGCCCTCCTTTTTGCCGGGGCGATTATCATGCTCCTGCTCGGCCTTTCCGGTGCCGGGACGCCCCCTGTCCGCTGGGGCCTGTTCCTGGCGGGTGTGATTGTTGCCGCAACTTTTATCTGGTGGGAAAGGAGGCAGCCCCATCCGCTCCTGGATTTGGAGCTGTTTCGCCTTCCCCTCTTCAGCACCTCCCTTGCTGCGGCCTTTCTGTCTTTTTTATCCATGTCGGGAATGATGCTGCTCACCCCCTTTTACCTGGAGGAGGTGCTGGGGTATCCCCCCTATCAGGTCGGCCTCTTGATGAGCCCGTACCCCCTGATGATGGCGGCTGTCGCCCCGGTGAGCGGCTGGCTTTCCGACCGCTGGGGCCCCGTAGGGCTGACAACAGGAGGGCTTTTCCTTAACATTCTCGCCCTCCTCTCGCTCAGCTTTATGGGAGAGAGGGCCTCATATCTGGAAATTGCCCTGCGCCTTGTCGTCCTTGGCGTGGGGATGGGGATGTTCCAGTCTCCGAACAACAGCACCGTAATGGGCTCGGTCCCCTTTCAGAAGCTCGGTGTGGCAGGAGGAATGAACGCCCTTGTTCGCAATATCGGGATGACCGTTGGGACCGCGGTCGTTGTCATGTTGTTTTCCACTATCCGGCAGCTGTACCTGAAGGGAGTTGGGCATCCTGCGCCGGGAGAGCAGGTGGCGGCCTTCCTCGAGGGGTGGCAGGCGGTCTTTCTCTTTTCGGCAGGAATGGCAGCCCTCGCGGCGGTGTTTTCGGTCGTGAGGGCGCGTCTGCTGCCAAAACTTCCAGGCGATCAGGAGGTTTTTGAGTGA
- a CDS encoding ComF family protein, whose product MVFGEIVNTIQDLIFPAGSLCPLCGRPGDPGQLCPACLRAWAELGRGMEICPHCGRFGNFSSGAGLCPECEGERPPFVLARGVAPYAGPVRDALHLFKFAGKRELAAPLGALMAALTADHFPCRLFAGAVPVPLHPSREKERRFNQAALLAAAVARELRLPLVDRALLRGRETPSQTSLSRAGRRVNLAGAFLPGEDAPRLRGKTVLLVDDVYTTGATAAECCHTLLEAGVSSVYVVTLATAAIKEQGRQEES is encoded by the coding sequence GTGGTCTTTGGGGAAATCGTTAACACCATTCAGGACCTCATTTTTCCAGCCGGATCCCTTTGCCCCCTGTGCGGGCGGCCCGGGGATCCCGGGCAGTTGTGCCCTGCCTGTTTGAGAGCCTGGGCAGAGCTGGGGCGGGGAATGGAAATTTGCCCTCACTGCGGCCGCTTCGGGAATTTTTCCTCCGGGGCGGGGCTCTGTCCGGAGTGTGAGGGAGAGCGCCCCCCCTTTGTTCTTGCGCGCGGCGTCGCACCCTACGCGGGGCCTGTCAGGGATGCCCTGCACCTTTTTAAATTTGCGGGAAAAAGGGAGCTGGCAGCCCCCCTCGGTGCTTTGATGGCCGCGCTTACGGCAGATCACTTTCCCTGCCGCCTCTTTGCAGGAGCGGTTCCGGTGCCCCTCCACCCCAGCCGGGAAAAGGAGCGCCGCTTCAACCAGGCCGCCCTCCTTGCGGCGGCGGTGGCGCGGGAGCTGCGGCTCCCCCTGGTTGATCGGGCTCTGCTCCGGGGCAGGGAGACGCCCAGCCAGACCTCCCTCTCCCGGGCCGGGCGCCGGGTGAACCTGGCCGGGGCCTTTCTGCCAGGCGAGGATGCCCCCCGCCTCCGGGGGAAAACGGTGCTCCTGGTGGATGATGTTTACACCACCGGTGCCACCGCTGCAGAGTGCTGCCATACCCTGTTGGAGGCCGGGGTTTCCTCCGTCTACGTGGTGACCCTTGCCACGGCTGCAATCAAGGAACAAGGCCGGCAGGAGGAAAGCTGA